From the genome of Gloeocapsopsis sp. IPPAS B-1203:
GAAAGTTAAGTTTACTATACCACTCCTTAACTAAAGCTTCTGAAATGCTTTGAAGATCTGACGAAAACTCGAAATATACATCAAGTCCGGTGCGTAACACTCTACTAGTGTTCAACAAGGATTCCTGTTTTATCTTAGTTCCATTACTATTAACAAAGTCGCCCATCGCCTCAGTACCTGAGCTTAGGCGATGAACTGTTGTTTCTATCGCAAGTGAGGAATTATCTATCGCTATCCATTGCCTTTTTAGTTCTTCCGCAACTGCCACTGTTGTACCACTGCCAGAAAAAGCATCTAGTACTAGATCGCCCGTATTAGAAGAGGCAAGAATAATACGCCTAAGTATTTCTGAGTTCTTTTCAGTGGGATAGCCTGTAATCTTAATATTTTGATTATGGGCATCCTTAAAATCAAGCCAAATATCTTGAACTGGAATTCCTTTACTGTTATCAAGATACACTTTTCGTCTAGGATTACCTGTTGGCGACCAATAAATTTCACCTCTTGCATCCATTTCATCTAAAGTTTCTGGTGTATATTGCCAATGCTTACCAGGAGGTGGAAGCATTCCTTTCCACCGTTGTCCTGTAGCACCATTCCTTGTTCCTGGAGCATGAATAGGAACTTTTTTATAACGTCTTCCAGTTCCTTCTTCTACATATTGATATTCTTTTTTAGCTGTATCATCTGTCCAGGCTTCAAATGCTTGGTTCCATACATAGTTTTCACTTTTGGTATAGAACAAGATATAGTCTGAAATATTTCCGTACTGCTTGCGAGTATAATTCTTAGGGTTACATTTCTTTCTTGCGATCCAATTTCGGAAATTCTTAGAGCCGAAAATTTCGTCCATCAGAACTTTGACAGGAAAAGCCATATTGTCATCTAGATGGACATAAATAGAGCCATCATTAGCTAGTAGTTCTCTGAGCAAAATTAACCGTTGGCGGAGAAACTCTAGGTAGTCAGCCCCATTAATCAAATCATGATACGCGTGACTCTGCTTTCTAGATTCAAAGCCAGAACCTGTAGCATATGGTGGATCAATATATATAAGCCTAACTTTTCCTGCAACATTAACATCATCCAATAAGGCTTTAAGAACCCTTAAGTTTTCGCCATAAATCAATCGATTTCTAGGCTGCTTTTCTACAAAGATGCTACGGTGAGGTTCTCTCAGCGCTTTATCATCTGTACGAATAACGCAATTCAACTGCGCTGGAGCAATATTAAAAATTTCTTCAACTGCTACCTTCCCTTCATACTCTAATCTGAAGGGCATTCTATTGCCATTCCTCGAAGTACCATTACGTTTAAGTTTACTTGGTATCCCTGTAGCCATCTAACGATTGTTCCTGATGATCTTGATTTTGACTTTCGAGAAATTCATTGAGATCCTGCCTACGAACTCTCAAAATTTTTGGTCCCACTTTTGTAGCTTTCAGCCGATTAGATGAGATCCATCGTTGCACTGTTCTCTGATGCACTCGAAGGATCTCTGCTATTTCGTTAGTGGTTAAAAACTGTTCGTTTTCCCCACGATGCTCTCCTTGCTCTTGTCGCTTTTGTCGCATAAGTCGCTTTTGATGTATCTTACCTTTAAGATGTTTGCGTCGCAACTATCGCTTTTGTCGCCTTACAATAAGGATACTTCAGTTGTACTACACCACCCTCATATCCATTGCATTTAAGCAATTGTTTTGCCTTGGACGGTTGACAACTGCTGATGATCATTTTCGGATTATCTACCGCTGCTCAACGTAGCTGTTAGATAGATCAGTTTTCTGCCCATATACCCGATTAGGTGACTGAGGCAGATAAACTACATGCAGTCACGTACGCAGCATGGAGGCAGGTTCATCCCAGGTGAACCTCTGAAGATGTTCTTCGATTCTGGGTTCCTAACCAACTCGGCGATCGCGCGACAATGGTTTATCAGTGGAAATAGTGGTTTCGTGGATGCAAGGAGCGAATATAACTGAACATTCACCTTACCCATCGCATCTCTCTGATACTTGAGGTAGCTGACATTAAGCTTTTAGTATTGCAGTTAACATAGTATTCTAGGAGATCTCCTAGAATGGCGATTGCACAACATCCACCAATGTTGATTTACAGGAGAAACCTGGAATAGCTAGAACAACGATGAACGCGCAGGAAACACTAGAAAAATCTCATCGCAACGACTTCGCCTGGTGGTTCTGGTTCGTTGTGCCACTGTATCCGTTTAGCAAGCGGCGGACGATTCGCAAAGAGGTAGTTAAAGATACTGTTTGGACTTTTGACCAAGTTCAAGGAATTTTCTACGTTGTCGTGCCAATTCGCATGACTGTTGTGAAGCTCAATCAAGGCTTGTTAATCTATGCACCTGTTGCACCTACTCCAGAGTGTATCCGGCTTGTCAATGAATTAGTTGCCGAACACGGCGATGTCAAGTATATTATCTTACCAACAATCTCTGGGATTGAACACAAAGTTTTTGTCGGTCCGTTTGCTCGCCGCTTTCCCAATGCTCAAGTGTTTGTTGCGCCGAATCAGTGGAGTTTTCCGCTGAATTTACCGCTCAGTTGGCTGGGGTTTCCACGCGATCGCACGCACGTACTACCCCAAGATAGCAGCCAAGTGCCTTTTGCCGATGAGTGCGACTATGCTATCCTCGGTGCAATTGAACTTGGACCTGGGCGATTTTCTGAAGTTGCCTTCTTCCACAAAAAATCGCAGACATTACTTGTGACTGACTCGGTAGTTTCTGTACCCGAAGAACCACCCGCGATTGTTCAACTTGATCCTTATCCGCTACTCTTCCACGCTAAAGATAGTGCCACAGACGCGATCGCAGACACCCAAAGCAATCGCCGTAAGGGATGGCAACGTACTGCACTATTTGCTTTGTACTTTCGTCCTAGCGTCCTTGATGTTGTTAACTGGGGTGAGGTACTGCGTAATGCCTTTAAAGCACCAGATCGTTCGCGCAAAAATTATTTTGGGCTTTTTCCGTTTAAATGGACACACAATTGGCAACCATCATTCGAGGCGCTATGCGGAAATGGTCGTTTATTTGTTGCACCAATTCTGCAAACTCTGATTCTCAACCGCGCACCCAAAGAAACTATCAACTGGGCGAATAAAGTAGCAAGTTGGAATTTTGAGTGGATTATTCCTTGTCATTTTGATGCACCGATTAAAGCGCGATCGCAGCAGTTTAGACAAGCATTTGACTTTTTAGAACAACACAATACATTTCCATTACCCAAAGAAGATTTTCAACTCCTGAAAGATATTGATGCAGGTTTATCTAAGTTTGGTATTGTACCACCACCCCTAGACAAGAGTTAGAGCCAATTACCCATTACCAATTACCTATTACCTAACCTCCAATAAATTAAGACTGAATCCCCTTAAACCGCGCTTTTGCCAATTGAAATGCTTCTTGCATCACAGCTTGAATTTTCTGCGGATCGGGTTTTTTACCGCCCATCAAGTCACCGAAGTAAACACACGCAGCTTCTCCTAGTGACCAAGTATAAGCCGCAGCCCAAGAAGCCGCGATCGCACTGCCAAAACCAGGGATAAATTTCACGATCTCGCGCCCAATCGCTTGCGCTAAAAAACCACCCGCGATCGCACTAACGACACCTCCCGCTTGCGATCGCGATAATGTCTGTCCATACAACTTTCCGAGTAGCCCTACCATTGATACTTGCAAT
Proteins encoded in this window:
- a CDS encoding site-specific DNA-methyltransferase gives rise to the protein MPFRLEYEGKVAVEEIFNIAPAQLNCVIRTDDKALREPHRSIFVEKQPRNRLIYGENLRVLKALLDDVNVAGKVRLIYIDPPYATGSGFESRKQSHAYHDLINGADYLEFLRQRLILLRELLANDGSIYVHLDDNMAFPVKVLMDEIFGSKNFRNWIARKKCNPKNYTRKQYGNISDYILFYTKSENYVWNQAFEAWTDDTAKKEYQYVEEGTGRRYKKVPIHAPGTRNGATGQRWKGMLPPPGKHWQYTPETLDEMDARGEIYWSPTGNPRRKVYLDNSKGIPVQDIWLDFKDAHNQNIKITGYPTEKNSEILRRIILASSNTGDLVLDAFSGSGTTVAVAEELKRQWIAIDNSSLAIETTVHRLSSGTEAMGDFVNSNGTKIKQESLLNTSRVLRTGLDVYFEFSSDLQSISEALVKEWYSKLNFQANL
- a CDS encoding helix-turn-helix domain-containing protein — protein: MRQKRQEQGEHRGENEQFLTTNEIAEILRVHQRTVQRWISSNRLKATKVGPKILRVRRQDLNEFLESQNQDHQEQSLDGYRDTK
- a CDS encoding DUF4336 domain-containing protein, producing MNAQETLEKSHRNDFAWWFWFVVPLYPFSKRRTIRKEVVKDTVWTFDQVQGIFYVVVPIRMTVVKLNQGLLIYAPVAPTPECIRLVNELVAEHGDVKYIILPTISGIEHKVFVGPFARRFPNAQVFVAPNQWSFPLNLPLSWLGFPRDRTHVLPQDSSQVPFADECDYAILGAIELGPGRFSEVAFFHKKSQTLLVTDSVVSVPEEPPAIVQLDPYPLLFHAKDSATDAIADTQSNRRKGWQRTALFALYFRPSVLDVVNWGEVLRNAFKAPDRSRKNYFGLFPFKWTHNWQPSFEALCGNGRLFVAPILQTLILNRAPKETINWANKVASWNFEWIIPCHFDAPIKARSQQFRQAFDFLEQHNTFPLPKEDFQLLKDIDAGLSKFGIVPPPLDKS